Genomic DNA from Longimicrobiaceae bacterium:
CACGCCTCGCGGTTGAAATCGCGGCAACGACTGCGCAAAGTCCCCCCGCGGGGACTAACCCCGGCAGCATCGGCGCACGCTGAATCGTCCGAAGGGCGCTGAACCAACAACCCTCTCCCGCTTGCGGGGGAGGGTGCGAGCCTAAGCGAGCGGGAGGGGGCGTTTGTAGGCGACGGACACACGGGGGCGCGGCGGGGTTGCCGCGCCTGTTATGTTTTGGGGCTCTTTGCGGCACCCATGCGAAACGAACGAAGCGGCCGGAAGATTTCGAAGATGAAGAGATATCCCGACCTCCCCGCGGGCACCGTGGCGCTCGAGGAGGAAGTCCTGGAGCGCTGGCGGCGCGAGGACACGTTCCGGAAGAGCCTGGAGAAGACGCAGGACGGCGAGCCGTTCGTCTTCTACGAGGGCCCGCCCACGGCCAACGGGCGCCCCGGCATCCACCACGTGTTCTCGCGCTCCATCAAGGACGCGGTGTCGCGCTTCCGCACCATGCAGGGGCGCTACGTGGCGCGCCGCGCGGGCTGGGACACGCACGGCCTGCCCGTGGAGATCGAGGCTGAGAAGAAGCTGGGCATCTCCGGCAAGCGGCAGATCGAGGAAGTGGGCATCGCGCGCTTCAACGAGGTGTGCCGCGACAGCGTGCTCACGTACACCGACGAGTGGGAGCGCTTCTCGGCCCGCATCGGGTACTGGCTGGACTACTCGAAGCCGTACGTGACGTACCACCGCGACTACGTGGAATCGGTCTGGTGGCTACTGAGCGAGATCCACAAGAAGGACCTCATCTACCGCGGCCACAAGATCCTGCCGTACTGCCCGCGCTGCGGCACCGGGCTGTCCAGCCACGAGGTCGCGCAGGGCTATCAGGACGTGAAGGACCCGTCGCTGTACGTGATGCTGCCCGTGCTGGACGAGGCGGGCGAGCCGGACGGCCGCGAGCTCCTGGTGTGGACGACGACGCCGTGGACGCTGGTCTCCAACGTCGCTCTCGCGGTGAACCCCGAGCAGGAGTACGTGGAGGTCGCGCACGAAGGCCGCCGCCTCATCCTCACCCGCCCGCGCGTCGCCGCGCTGTTCGGCAGCGAGGACGTGATCACGCGCTCCGTATCCACTGACGAACTGGTCGGCCTGCGCTACAAGCGGCCGTTCGACTGGGTCGATCCGCTCGGCTATGCGTCTGCCGAATCCGCCGCGAAGGCGTGGCGGGTGGTGCCGGCGGGCTTCGTCACGTCTGCCGACGGCACGGGGATCGTGCACATGTCGCCGGCGTTCGGCGCGGACGACTACGCGGTGGGGCGCGAGCACGGGCTGCCCGTCATCCAGCCGGTGGACGACCGCGGCGCCTTCCGCGCGGACCTGCCCCTCGTGGGCGGACGGTTCGTGAAGGATGCGGACACGGACCTCGTGATCGACCTCAAGACCCGCGGCATGGTCTTCAAGTCGTCGAAAGAAGAGCACTCGTACCCGCACTGCTGGCGCTGCGGCAGCCCACTGCTGTACATGGCGCGCGACTCGTGGTTCATCCGCACCACGGACGTTCGCGACAAGCTGCTGTCGAACAACGACCAGGTGCGCTGGTTCCCGCCCGAGGTGGGCAGCGGCCGGTTCGGCGAGTGGCTGGAGAACAACGTGGACTGGGCGATCTCGCGCAGCCGCTACTGGGGCACGCCGCTCCCGGCGTGGGTGTGCGACGCGTCGCCCGCGCACGTGCACGTGGTCGGCTCGTTCGCGGAGCTTTCGGAGATGGCGGGCGGGCTTCCGGCGGACTTCGACCCGCACCGGCCGTTCATCGACGAGGTGGCGTTCGGCTGTACGGCGGAGGGCTGCGGCGGGACGATGCGGCGCACGCCGGAGGTGATCGACGTCTGGTTCGACTCCGGGTCGATGCCGTACGCGCAGCACCACTACCCGTTCGAGAACCGCGAGACGTTCGAGAAGCAGTTCCCTGCGGACTTCATCTGCGAGGGGGTGGACCAGACGCGCGGGTGGTTCTACTCGCTGCTCGCCATCTCCACGCTGCTGGACAAGGGCCCCGCGTACCGGAACGTGGTCGTGAACGACCTGATCCTGGACGCCGAGGGCCTGAAGATGTCGAAGTCCAAAGGCAACGTCGTCAACCCGTGGGATGCGATGCAGCAGCACGGGGCGGATGCGATCCGCTGGTATCTGCTGTCGTCGTCGCACCCGTGGCTGCCCAAGCGCTTCGACGCGGACGGCGTGCGCGAGGTGCAGCGCAAGACGTTCGACACGCTGCGCAACACCTACAAGTTCTTCGCGCTCTACGCGGAGCTCGAAGGCTGGACGCCGGACGCCGAGGCGCCTGCGCTGGCGGATCGTCCCGTCATCGATCGCTGGCTTCTGTCTCGTCTCGCGTCGGTTACGCAATCGGTCGCGGAGAACCTGGACGGCTACAACCTGACGCACGCGGTTCGCGCGGTCGCCGACTTCATCATCGACGACCTGTCGAATTGGTACGTGCGCCGCTCGCGCGACCGCTTCTGGGGCAGCGCGGACGTGGCGGACGCGCGGTCGGCCTACGCGACGCTCTACCGCGCGCTGGTGGACGTGACCAAGCTGATGGCGCCCGTCGCGCCGTTCCTCTCCGACTGGCTGCACCGCGGCCTCGTCGGTGAGGACGCCAGCGTCCACCTCGCCGACTTCCCGTCCGCCGATCTGGATGCAGTCGACGAAGGGCTGGAGCGGGGGATGGATGCGGTGCGGACGCTGTCGACGCTCGGCCGCGCTGCGCGGGAGAAAGTGGCCATCCGCGTCCGACAGCCGTTGGAAGTGCTGTACGCCGTGATCCCCGAGGGCATCGAGACGGGGGACGAGCTGCTGGAGATCCTGCGGGAC
This window encodes:
- the ileS gene encoding isoleucine--tRNA ligase, whose amino-acid sequence is MKRYPDLPAGTVALEEEVLERWRREDTFRKSLEKTQDGEPFVFYEGPPTANGRPGIHHVFSRSIKDAVSRFRTMQGRYVARRAGWDTHGLPVEIEAEKKLGISGKRQIEEVGIARFNEVCRDSVLTYTDEWERFSARIGYWLDYSKPYVTYHRDYVESVWWLLSEIHKKDLIYRGHKILPYCPRCGTGLSSHEVAQGYQDVKDPSLYVMLPVLDEAGEPDGRELLVWTTTPWTLVSNVALAVNPEQEYVEVAHEGRRLILTRPRVAALFGSEDVITRSVSTDELVGLRYKRPFDWVDPLGYASAESAAKAWRVVPAGFVTSADGTGIVHMSPAFGADDYAVGREHGLPVIQPVDDRGAFRADLPLVGGRFVKDADTDLVIDLKTRGMVFKSSKEEHSYPHCWRCGSPLLYMARDSWFIRTTDVRDKLLSNNDQVRWFPPEVGSGRFGEWLENNVDWAISRSRYWGTPLPAWVCDASPAHVHVVGSFAELSEMAGGLPADFDPHRPFIDEVAFGCTAEGCGGTMRRTPEVIDVWFDSGSMPYAQHHYPFENRETFEKQFPADFICEGVDQTRGWFYSLLAISTLLDKGPAYRNVVVNDLILDAEGLKMSKSKGNVVNPWDAMQQHGADAIRWYLLSSSHPWLPKRFDADGVREVQRKTFDTLRNTYKFFALYAELEGWTPDAEAPALADRPVIDRWLLSRLASVTQSVAENLDGYNLTHAVRAVADFIIDDLSNWYVRRSRDRFWGSADVADARSAYATLYRALVDVTKLMAPVAPFLSDWLHRGLVGEDASVHLADFPSADLDAVDEGLERGMDAVRTLSTLGRAAREKVAIRVRQPLEVLYAVIPEGIETGDELLEILRDELNVRRVEFMHAAEELVTFSARPNFKTVGKVHGKNTQAAAAAIRDLSSADLARFRKGEEVTYDVAGTSFALASTDLDIVQTATGDFAVESEGGFTVALDPTITPELRAEGLAREVVNRVQKLRKDSGLEVSDRIRLGVGGDDELQAALGPWRDFIGSETLGVEVAIGGAPLAADGYEHTRDVDLDGVAASIGISRSA